From Methanosarcina lacustris Z-7289, one genomic window encodes:
- a CDS encoding DUF5817 domain-containing protein encodes MEFGEKPGSSRYVVVVCPKCRQHAQITETGKKNLRCQQCGALLQARKLRIFGSFEELSEAVNFRTRLQADLSGKGNETFSLNSFPKEAENSNPEGQAIKGTAQPGSGTSSGSTAAKKDQKSILNEILRVSDGKIGIEEFREKAMEKGISQEKFDAILTKLLETGELYSPEPGIVKLV; translated from the coding sequence ATGGAGTTTGGAGAAAAACCAGGAAGTTCTCGTTATGTTGTGGTAGTTTGCCCTAAATGCAGGCAGCATGCCCAGATAACAGAGACCGGGAAGAAAAACCTTAGATGCCAGCAATGCGGAGCCCTTCTGCAAGCGCGAAAACTCAGAATATTCGGTTCTTTTGAAGAATTGTCCGAAGCTGTGAACTTCAGAACTCGCTTGCAGGCTGACCTTTCCGGGAAAGGAAATGAAACATTTTCCCTTAACTCCTTTCCGAAAGAAGCTGAAAACTCAAACCCCGAAGGTCAGGCCATAAAAGGAACAGCTCAACCGGGGTCCGGAACTTCTTCCGGAAGCACAGCCGCTAAAAAAGACCAGAAATCAATCCTCAATGAGATCCTCAGGGTTTCAGATGGAAAAATAGGAATTGAAGAGTTTCGTGAGAAAGCTATGGAAAAAGGGATAAGTCAGGAGAAATTTGATGCAATTTTGACGAAACTTCTGGAAACAGGAGAGCTTTACTCTCCCGAACCTGGAATTGTAAAGCTTGTATAA
- a CDS encoding undecaprenyl diphosphate synthase family protein, with product MYLLSLGYLLYERYLAWQITRSITKTPAHVAIILKETDILGLEGMDKLLAALLTFKRFKVELVSIYVDILKTDQPVKTELASTLGTRLETNFIDILPGTGYEIYGLEGEVKSSRQGRDFFVYVSLGFGGRGEITRAVLSILEGVKAGRIRPEEVDEKLLESHLLVKHEPDIMIRSGGQKLSDFLVWQSVYSELYFTDINWKDVRTIDLLRVIRDFQKRQRRYGK from the coding sequence ATGTACCTGCTTTCTTTAGGTTATCTCCTTTATGAGAGATATCTGGCCTGGCAAATAACAAGATCGATTACAAAGACCCCGGCACATGTGGCTATCATACTTAAGGAAACCGACATCCTTGGCCTTGAAGGAATGGACAAACTTCTGGCTGCACTCCTTACATTCAAAAGGTTTAAGGTAGAACTAGTGAGCATTTATGTGGATATTCTTAAGACTGATCAACCGGTGAAAACAGAACTTGCATCAACGCTTGGAACCAGATTGGAGACAAATTTCATAGATATTCTTCCCGGAACGGGTTATGAAATATATGGCCTTGAAGGGGAAGTAAAGAGCAGCCGGCAGGGCAGGGATTTTTTTGTATATGTCTCACTCGGTTTTGGAGGAAGAGGAGAAATCACCAGGGCTGTCCTTTCGATTCTTGAGGGGGTTAAGGCGGGACGTATCAGACCGGAAGAAGTGGACGAAAAACTGCTTGAATCACACCTCCTTGTCAAGCATGAACCTGATATAATGATCCGTTCGGGGGGGCAGAAACTTTCGGATTTCCTTGTCTGGCAATCCGTATATTCGGAACTTTATTTTACGGACATCAACTGGAAAGATGTACGAACAATAGACCTGCTGAGGGTGATACGGGATTTTCAGAAGAGGCAGAGAAGGTACGGAAAGTGA
- a CDS encoding redox-regulated ATPase YchF produces MSMTIGLAGKPNAGKSTVFKAATLADVEIANYPFTTINANHGVTYVQAECPCKEKEKTCGKCVDGIRFVPIDIIDVAGLVPDACKGRGLGNTFLDELRQAQAIIHVVDASGGTDAEGNPVEIGDHDPLEDVAFLNREMTMWLYGILERNWVKLSRKIQAEGLKLEIVISEQLAGAGINESHINAALIETGLARVDHIKWTEEDMIRLCDSMREISKPLLIAANKADIAPGENLKKLKELDRIVVPTSAAAELALKSAAKNGIIKYTPGNEDFEVLTEDLTKAQKKGLEAIQKVVERLGTTGVQECINRTVFELLDLIVVYPVEDEGKWSDKLGNMLPDAYLMKRGSNCHDLAYQIHTEIGDRFLYAVDARTRLRLGEKHELKNGDVIKIVSTAK; encoded by the coding sequence ATGTCGATGACCATAGGCCTTGCAGGAAAGCCCAATGCGGGCAAATCTACCGTTTTCAAAGCAGCTACCCTTGCAGATGTTGAAATTGCTAATTATCCTTTCACAACTATCAACGCCAACCACGGCGTCACATATGTTCAGGCTGAATGTCCCTGTAAAGAGAAGGAAAAAACGTGCGGAAAGTGTGTGGACGGAATCCGTTTTGTCCCGATAGACATAATTGACGTTGCAGGACTTGTGCCGGATGCATGCAAAGGGAGAGGACTTGGAAACACTTTTCTGGATGAACTCCGGCAAGCTCAGGCAATAATTCATGTTGTGGATGCTTCTGGCGGGACAGACGCTGAGGGCAACCCTGTAGAGATAGGAGACCATGACCCTCTTGAGGATGTGGCTTTCCTGAACAGGGAAATGACCATGTGGCTCTATGGAATTCTTGAAAGGAACTGGGTGAAGCTTTCCAGAAAGATCCAGGCAGAAGGGTTAAAACTTGAAATCGTAATTTCAGAACAACTTGCTGGGGCAGGGATAAATGAATCTCACATAAACGCTGCTTTAATAGAGACCGGCCTTGCAAGAGTGGATCATATTAAATGGACTGAAGAAGATATGATCAGGCTCTGTGACTCAATGAGGGAGATCAGCAAACCCCTGCTTATTGCTGCAAATAAGGCAGATATTGCCCCAGGGGAAAACCTGAAAAAACTCAAAGAACTTGACAGGATAGTAGTACCCACGAGTGCAGCAGCCGAACTGGCTTTGAAATCCGCGGCAAAAAATGGAATAATCAAGTATACGCCAGGAAATGAAGACTTCGAGGTGCTTACGGAAGATCTTACAAAAGCTCAGAAGAAAGGGCTCGAAGCCATCCAGAAAGTAGTTGAACGGCTTGGTACCACCGGGGTTCAAGAGTGCATAAACAGGACTGTCTTTGAACTTCTGGACCTTATTGTAGTATATCCCGTAGAAGACGAAGGAAAATGGTCTGACAAACTGGGGAATATGCTGCCAGATGCGTACCTTATGAAAAGAGGTTCTAACTGCCACGACCTTGCATACCAGATCCATACAGAGATCGGAGATCGTTTTCTGTATGCGGTGGATGCAAGGACAAGACTCAGACTTGGTGAAAAACACGAGCTGAAAAATGGGGATGTAATCAAGATCGTGTCTACTGCAAAATAA
- a CDS encoding cupredoxin domain-containing protein — translation MKGNILVLLLVFVFLFASGCAGKDAGPASDESNTPAQEAGVTEQEGNVPLGTGDEHIVRLENYGVAKPSELEVPKGDLISWRSDKRQGNYVLISEDGLFSDETLSYRVPFVYTFNNTGTYRFIVKDISETSNMPEMNVTIRVS, via the coding sequence ATGAAAGGGAATATTCTGGTTTTACTTCTGGTGTTTGTGTTCTTATTTGCCTCGGGTTGTGCTGGGAAAGATGCAGGACCTGCATCTGATGAATCCAATACTCCGGCTCAGGAAGCCGGCGTAACGGAGCAGGAAGGAAATGTGCCCTTAGGGACCGGAGATGAGCATATCGTCCGCCTTGAGAATTATGGAGTGGCGAAACCTTCAGAACTGGAGGTCCCAAAAGGAGATCTAATTTCCTGGCGGAGCGACAAAAGGCAGGGCAATTACGTGCTTATCAGTGAAGACGGACTGTTTTCAGACGAGACACTTTCATACAGGGTGCCTTTCGTGTACACCTTTAATAATACCGGAACATACCGTTTTATTGTCAAAGACATCTCGGAAACGAGTAACATGCCGGAAATGAACGTAACTATAAGGGTGAGCTGA
- a CDS encoding helix-turn-helix transcriptional regulator — MESSLLDVLFLSEKRKNLLMLLMDGPKTIEEIKNTLEVRSSPIMTQIKILMKQDLIVENNRLYKLSSIGEILVPKMRAILETFNVFDKNHDYWINQDMTSIPPEFLDNIGKLGNYSEIKPDRNHVFEYPKEVVKNLSESDKVMISSSFFLPIYPSLCIELAAKGTDITLVFTEYVYDRMLNDYKKELEHFLNLKYTKLYVCNNNNMKIASSIVTEKFMALSLFCNSGIYYNHNLVSFDESALKWGKELFDHYKSVARPIIRV; from the coding sequence ATGGAATCATCATTACTGGATGTTCTCTTTCTTTCAGAAAAAAGGAAAAACCTCCTTATGCTGCTTATGGACGGACCCAAGACCATCGAGGAGATTAAAAACACACTCGAGGTACGTTCAAGCCCGATAATGACCCAGATAAAAATCCTGATGAAGCAGGATTTAATTGTCGAAAACAACAGACTCTACAAACTTTCTAGTATAGGAGAGATTCTTGTCCCCAAGATGAGAGCAATACTTGAAACTTTTAATGTATTCGATAAAAACCACGATTACTGGATAAACCAGGATATGACATCAATTCCACCTGAATTTCTGGATAATATCGGAAAGCTTGGAAACTATAGTGAAATAAAACCTGACCGAAACCATGTGTTCGAGTACCCAAAAGAAGTCGTAAAAAACCTTTCCGAATCCGATAAGGTTATGATCTCGTCTTCATTTTTCCTTCCAATCTATCCTTCGCTCTGTATAGAGCTTGCAGCAAAGGGTACGGATATTACGCTTGTATTCACGGAGTATGTTTATGACAGGATGCTCAACGACTACAAAAAAGAGCTTGAACACTTCCTTAACTTAAAATACACTAAACTCTATGTCTGCAACAACAATAATATGAAAATAGCATCAAGCATAGTTACAGAGAAATTTATGGCTCTCTCCCTCTTCTGCAATAGCGGGATCTATTACAACCATAACCTGGTAAGTTTTGACGAGAGCGCACTTAAATGGGGGAAAGAACTTTTTGACCATTATAAAAGCGTGGCAAGGCCGATTATAAGGGTCTGA
- a CDS encoding helix-turn-helix transcriptional regulator: MESSLIDLVFRSDKRKNLLILLDSGSKNIDEIRDELDVTATSILPQIKKLTDSDLIVQEDRMYRLTVLGEFIIKKVKPLLSALEVVEKNNCYWTSHDLNSLPHHLLERISELGDCILIEPDLNHFYEPSQKIIDSMANAKIVSTLASYFNPAYLSLYVELGRKDAELSINFRQSVWDHLSNEHSNMIEELMGMDNVSFYISKEGIKISEITVTDKIMLLGLFDNNGKFDQQFILSFEPAALRWGQELFDYFKRLSKQVNKI, encoded by the coding sequence ATGGAATCTTCACTCATTGACCTTGTTTTCCGATCCGATAAAAGAAAAAACCTTCTGATACTTCTGGATAGTGGCTCAAAAAACATTGATGAAATCAGGGATGAACTGGATGTTACTGCCACGTCAATTCTTCCCCAGATAAAAAAACTGACAGATAGCGATCTCATCGTCCAGGAAGACCGAATGTATAGGCTCACGGTACTGGGAGAGTTCATAATCAAAAAGGTAAAGCCGCTGCTCAGTGCCCTTGAGGTTGTGGAAAAAAACAACTGTTACTGGACAAGCCATGACCTGAATTCACTCCCCCACCACCTTCTGGAAAGAATCTCAGAGCTTGGAGACTGCATTCTCATAGAGCCGGACCTGAACCACTTTTATGAACCGTCCCAGAAGATTATTGATAGCATGGCCAATGCAAAGATAGTTTCGACCCTTGCTTCATATTTTAATCCTGCCTATCTGTCTCTATATGTGGAACTTGGCCGAAAAGACGCCGAACTTTCCATCAATTTTAGGCAGTCTGTCTGGGACCATCTTTCAAACGAGCACTCAAATATGATAGAAGAGCTAATGGGCATGGATAACGTGAGCTTTTACATTTCTAAAGAGGGAATAAAAATTTCTGAAATTACAGTAACTGATAAAATAATGCTCCTTGGGCTCTTTGATAATAATGGAAAGTTCGACCAGCAGTTTATTCTAAGCTTTGAACCTGCTGCCCTGCGCTGGGGCCAGGAATTGTTTGACTATTTCAAAAGGCTTTCAAAACAGGTAAATAAGATATAA
- a CDS encoding hydantoinase/oxoprolinase N-terminal domain-containing protein, giving the protein MQYSLGIDAGGTYTDVVILRDSDSSILDTGKAVTTYPNLMTGIRNAIDKLNPEYLKQVKLVSVSTTLSTNTILERTGYPVGLILVGDYTIPRKLPADYCITVKGGHDSNGNEIQPLDITAVEQFAVSLKNKVSAFAVSSYFSTRNPEHELKVKNIILKLTGHPVVCGYELSQELGAYERATTAVLNAQLIPITYQFIHSIMAEVKERKLDATVLMLKCDGSVIDINGAKLRPIETILSGPAASIMGASHLSGLDTCAVIDVGGTSTDVSIIKNGVPELCEKGAIVGGWQTHVKAIKMESSANGGDSHVWFKKCIRIGPRRVMPLCFAAIKYPHFKEKLEKNPIPLRTMLNEHIQPTKFFVRTGVIPLNLTENEMKLLEVIRDEPLSIHEILNKMKRFPSPAVLDSLLNQRVIQAIGFTPTDALHVLGEYTEWDVETALIGARKLSRFTQLGVHVFCKKVKHQVAKNMAYSLMSFIMEGKGKDGIKMMLEEEVPVQYKVNIPIVLLGGPVKAYYGELKALIDADIIVPEQARVGNAVGALVGKGIKRIEITIRPSSMENPDQNFLVFTPTGRIKFEHYRAALEYAHKIGEEMILGSMKSFGLPESSIKIDTSIEYLVPPGWKQTPMETKITFVGVCTPGFSID; this is encoded by the coding sequence ATGCAATATAGTTTGGGTATTGACGCAGGTGGAACATATACTGATGTGGTTATCTTAAGGGATTCAGACAGCAGTATCCTTGATACAGGTAAAGCAGTTACCACCTATCCAAACCTTATGACCGGAATTAGGAATGCAATTGATAAGTTGAACCCGGAATATCTTAAGCAAGTAAAACTCGTATCGGTTTCCACAACTCTCTCAACAAATACCATTCTGGAAAGGACAGGATATCCTGTTGGCCTGATCCTGGTAGGGGACTACACCATTCCAAGGAAGCTGCCAGCAGATTACTGTATTACAGTGAAAGGGGGACATGACAGCAATGGAAACGAAATCCAACCCCTTGACATCACAGCTGTAGAACAGTTTGCAGTAAGTCTAAAAAATAAAGTATCTGCATTTGCCGTTTCTTCCTATTTTAGCACCAGAAACCCGGAACACGAACTGAAGGTAAAGAACATAATCCTCAAACTTACAGGGCATCCTGTAGTTTGCGGGTATGAACTCTCCCAGGAACTTGGAGCTTACGAAAGGGCAACAACCGCGGTTTTAAATGCTCAACTGATTCCCATAACATACCAGTTTATCCATTCCATCATGGCTGAAGTAAAGGAAAGGAAGCTTGATGCGACGGTTCTTATGCTAAAATGTGACGGCTCAGTTATAGATATCAACGGAGCAAAACTGCGCCCGATTGAGACTATTTTATCCGGTCCTGCTGCAAGTATAATGGGTGCTTCTCATCTTTCTGGACTTGACACCTGTGCTGTGATCGATGTTGGAGGGACGAGCACAGATGTTTCTATAATTAAAAACGGCGTGCCAGAACTCTGTGAGAAAGGGGCAATTGTTGGAGGCTGGCAAACCCACGTAAAAGCTATAAAAATGGAAAGCTCCGCAAACGGAGGAGATAGCCATGTGTGGTTCAAGAAATGCATAAGGATAGGCCCAAGAAGAGTCATGCCTCTCTGTTTTGCTGCGATAAAATACCCTCACTTCAAAGAAAAACTTGAAAAAAATCCCATCCCTTTAAGGACCATGCTCAATGAGCATATCCAGCCCACCAAGTTTTTTGTCAGAACCGGAGTAATACCCCTCAATCTCACTGAAAATGAGATGAAGCTGCTGGAAGTTATTAGAGACGAACCTCTTTCCATCCACGAAATATTAAATAAAATGAAGCGTTTTCCTTCCCCCGCAGTTCTGGACTCCCTTCTCAACCAGCGGGTAATCCAGGCTATAGGCTTTACGCCCACCGATGCCCTGCATGTCCTTGGGGAATACACGGAATGGGATGTAGAGACCGCCCTGATCGGAGCCAGAAAACTTTCCCGCTTTACTCAGCTGGGAGTGCATGTCTTCTGTAAAAAAGTAAAGCATCAAGTTGCCAAAAATATGGCTTACAGCCTGATGTCCTTTATAATGGAAGGAAAGGGAAAAGATGGAATAAAGATGATGCTGGAAGAAGAAGTCCCTGTCCAGTACAAGGTGAATATTCCCATAGTTCTGCTGGGGGGGCCTGTAAAAGCCTACTATGGAGAACTGAAAGCTCTTATTGATGCGGATATTATTGTCCCCGAACAGGCGAGAGTGGGCAATGCTGTCGGAGCTCTCGTAGGAAAAGGGATTAAAAGAATTGAGATAACTATCAGACCATCCTCGATGGAAAACCCGGACCAGAATTTCCTTGTATTTACCCCGACCGGAAGAATAAAGTTTGAGCATTACAGGGCTGCACTTGAATACGCTCACAAAATCGGGGAAGAGATGATCCTGGGTTCGATGAAATCTTTTGGGCTTCCGGAAAGTTCAATAAAGATAGATACCAGCATAGAGTATCTCGTCCCCCCTGGATGGAAGCAGACCCCAATGGAGACAAAGATAACGTTTGTCGGAGTCTGTACTCCTGGTTTTTCAATAGACTGA
- a CDS encoding hydantoinase/oxoprolinase family protein: protein MHFSLGIDAGGTYTDAVIIRDSDGKVVDSSKALTTYPDPLPGMKNAIDQLDSGYLKDIKLVSVSTTLSTNTILENTGFPVGLIMVGDYVIPEKLPTDYWVAISGGHNSDGEELQALDLDSVEEFALAVQDKVSAFAVSSYFSNRNSEHELAVKKAVKELTGHPVVCGHELSQDLGAYERAITAFLNAQLIPITHKFIQSIITEFESRGISANMLMLKCDGSVVGIEEALEKPIETIFSGPAASLVGASYLSKLDTCTVIDVGGTSTDVAMMQNGLPQLSSSGAVVGGWQTRVKALRMETSATGGDSHIWLKGDRINVGPRRVIPLCRASAIYPEFREKLKHNRVAKGYLCENIQVTKFFVRTDFRPIELKAGEREIYRHIEKEPVSFGDLLIALKKRPSPLILDSLIQKRLIQAIGFTPTDALHVLGEYTEWDVEAARLGAYILGRSLKLSPEAFSSEIKRRVARNIAEDLIAYLIEGMPRNEIDRVLMGKNFTRFRVDIPVVLLGGPVGAYVEDLKRLINAEFIVPEHADVGNAVGALVGKGIKRVEILIKTRLVPKFREEKPEGDEEYGIAPESEVIESTLRQEKKNEFIVFSPSERKKFEIYSEALEYAEKLGRQLVMDYMVSAGLEKEDIKIDVSRKHLIPKNWTGVPMETILIYVGVGISKNTRAV from the coding sequence ATGCACTTCAGTCTTGGAATCGATGCAGGAGGCACCTATACTGATGCCGTAATAATAAGGGATTCTGATGGAAAAGTAGTTGATTCTAGCAAAGCCCTGACGACCTACCCTGACCCCCTGCCGGGAATGAAAAATGCAATCGATCAACTGGACTCCGGCTATCTTAAGGACATAAAACTCGTATCCGTATCAACCACCCTATCCACAAATACGATTCTGGAAAACACCGGATTTCCGGTAGGGCTGATTATGGTAGGAGATTATGTGATCCCGGAGAAACTTCCAACGGACTACTGGGTAGCAATCTCAGGTGGGCATAACAGTGACGGAGAAGAACTACAGGCTCTTGACCTTGATTCGGTGGAAGAATTCGCCCTCGCAGTACAGGATAAAGTTTCTGCTTTTGCGGTGTCGTCATATTTCAGTAACCGAAATTCTGAGCACGAGCTTGCCGTCAAAAAAGCTGTAAAGGAACTTACAGGGCACCCGGTTGTTTGCGGGCATGAGCTATCCCAGGACCTTGGAGCCTATGAAAGGGCTATAACTGCTTTTCTGAACGCTCAATTAATTCCGATTACCCATAAGTTTATCCAGTCAATAATCACAGAATTTGAAAGTCGCGGGATCAGCGCAAACATGCTGATGCTAAAGTGCGATGGATCAGTAGTTGGAATCGAAGAGGCTCTGGAAAAGCCCATTGAAACCATCTTTTCAGGGCCTGCCGCGAGCCTCGTGGGGGCTTCTTACCTCAGCAAGCTTGACACATGTACAGTCATTGATGTTGGGGGTACAAGTACGGATGTAGCCATGATGCAGAACGGACTCCCACAGCTTAGCAGTTCAGGTGCGGTAGTCGGAGGCTGGCAGACTCGCGTAAAAGCTCTCCGTATGGAGACTTCGGCAACCGGGGGAGACAGTCACATATGGCTTAAAGGGGACCGGATCAACGTAGGACCCCGCCGGGTAATTCCTCTCTGCAGGGCGTCTGCTATATATCCCGAATTCAGGGAGAAACTTAAGCATAACAGGGTAGCAAAAGGTTATCTCTGTGAAAACATCCAGGTAACGAAATTTTTTGTCCGTACAGATTTCAGGCCTATTGAGCTGAAAGCAGGAGAACGTGAGATATACAGGCATATCGAAAAAGAGCCTGTTTCCTTCGGAGACCTGCTAATAGCACTGAAAAAACGCCCTTCACCTTTAATACTCGATTCACTGATACAGAAAAGGCTGATTCAGGCTATAGGTTTTACACCCACTGATGCCCTGCATGTCCTTGGAGAATATACCGAATGGGATGTGGAAGCTGCAAGGTTGGGGGCTTATATACTTGGAAGGTCACTGAAGCTAAGCCCGGAAGCTTTCAGTTCTGAAATAAAGCGCAGGGTTGCACGCAACATTGCGGAAGACCTTATCGCATATTTGATAGAGGGAATGCCCAGAAACGAGATTGACAGAGTGCTTATGGGAAAGAACTTTACGCGCTTCAGAGTAGATATTCCTGTTGTCCTTCTCGGAGGACCTGTAGGGGCATACGTTGAAGACCTGAAAAGACTGATTAATGCCGAGTTCATAGTTCCCGAACATGCTGATGTTGGTAATGCAGTTGGTGCCCTTGTTGGGAAAGGAATTAAAAGGGTAGAGATTCTCATCAAAACAAGACTGGTTCCAAAGTTCAGGGAAGAAAAACCTGAAGGTGATGAGGAATACGGCATAGCTCCAGAAAGTGAAGTTATAGAAAGTACTCTTCGACAGGAAAAGAAAAACGAGTTTATTGTGTTTTCCCCTTCAGAAAGGAAAAAATTTGAAATATACAGCGAAGCCCTGGAATATGCAGAAAAGCTGGGAAGACAGCTTGTCATGGATTATATGGTAAGTGCAGGGCTTGAAAAAGAGGACATAAAGATAGATGTCAGCAGGAAGCACCTCATACCCAAAAACTGGACTGGTGTGCCTATGGAAACAATACTTATTTATGTAGGGGTCGGTATTTCGAAGAATACCCGCGCAGTCTAA
- a CDS encoding cation diffusion facilitator family transporter, with protein sequence MNADNNWNKNRNISYTGLFFSLALTLFKLLVGLLGHSTALLADAVRSFSELIDESVKLLNYFISSKPEDWSHNYGHGKIVTLFTGAGACVLLFAGVQSFTLASGELLMFIQGRETEAPEIFALSAAAFTLVSKEIINFFNRRTGNQTEGISSEIDSYTRKAHIRSLFISGFVTLGIGCTFLPGKSWDVADSVIAVLLSLYLIGTSGRLLYGTANELIEASLDEENNKKIREIINRTEGVLGSGELKTRKIGNGIAINACITVNSSLNIQEGAEIADLVEARLKTAYGQGIYTLIKAEPAFEINCSFHKKIGIPEEGRTNIVV encoded by the coding sequence ATGAACGCGGACAATAATTGGAATAAAAACCGGAACATATCATATACAGGGCTATTTTTTAGTCTTGCACTGACTCTTTTTAAACTGCTTGTCGGACTTTTAGGGCACAGCACAGCACTTCTCGCGGATGCAGTCCGTTCCTTTTCAGAGTTAATAGATGAATCCGTAAAGCTTCTTAACTATTTTATCTCCAGCAAACCCGAAGATTGGAGCCATAACTACGGGCATGGGAAAATTGTGACCCTCTTTACAGGAGCTGGAGCATGTGTGCTTCTTTTTGCTGGCGTACAGTCATTTACCCTAGCTTCGGGAGAGCTACTTATGTTTATACAGGGAAGAGAGACAGAAGCCCCTGAAATATTTGCACTCTCCGCAGCTGCTTTCACCCTTGTATCAAAAGAAATTATAAATTTTTTTAACAGGAGAACCGGGAATCAAACTGAGGGGATTTCATCAGAAATTGACTCTTATACCAGAAAAGCTCATATCAGAAGTTTATTTATTTCCGGTTTCGTTACCCTGGGCATAGGATGTACGTTTCTCCCCGGGAAAAGCTGGGATGTAGCTGATTCTGTTATTGCAGTTCTTTTAAGCCTTTACCTTATCGGAACCTCGGGCAGGCTCCTCTACGGTACTGCCAACGAACTCATAGAAGCTTCCCTTGATGAAGAAAATAATAAGAAGATCAGGGAGATCATAAACAGAACCGAAGGAGTACTGGGTTCTGGCGAGCTTAAAACACGGAAGATAGGAAACGGGATAGCAATCAATGCCTGTATTACTGTAAATAGCTCCCTGAACATTCAGGAAGGTGCAGAGATTGCAGACCTGGTGGAAGCGAGATTGAAAACAGCCTATGGACAGGGAATATACACCCTTATAAAAGCAGAGCCTGCCTTTGAGATAAATTGTTCATTCCACAAAAAGATAGGAATCCCTGAGGAAGGGAGAACGAATATAGTGGTATAA
- a CDS encoding acetate uptake transporter, translating to MSENVGTSTTIVDKTANAAPLGFTGLGLAAVLLSLSYIGVYPAGSMVVSMAIFLGGFAQVFAGIMCWKKGDVFAGTAFSAFGLFWFSLAGLLVMPAMGWAEASSGIAMAAYLSIWGVYTFVMLIITMKIGVRALQFVFFTLFVLFMLLAVVNATGSTGLLVVAGYVGLIMGLGSLYTALAMVMNDVHGKTVVPL from the coding sequence ATGAGCGAAAACGTAGGAACCTCTACCACAATAGTCGACAAAACTGCAAATGCTGCCCCTCTTGGCTTTACCGGCCTGGGCCTCGCTGCAGTTCTGTTGAGTCTGAGCTACATAGGTGTATACCCTGCGGGGTCAATGGTTGTCTCCATGGCAATATTCCTGGGTGGATTTGCCCAGGTGTTTGCAGGAATCATGTGCTGGAAGAAAGGAGATGTTTTTGCAGGAACTGCATTTTCAGCATTCGGCCTTTTCTGGTTCTCACTGGCAGGACTGCTTGTAATGCCTGCAATGGGCTGGGCTGAAGCTTCTTCTGGAATTGCTATGGCCGCATATCTCTCCATCTGGGGTGTGTACACCTTTGTTATGTTAATCATTACAATGAAGATCGGAGTCAGAGCCCTTCAGTTTGTATTTTTTACATTATTTGTATTATTTATGTTGCTGGCCGTTGTAAACGCAACCGGAAGTACCGGGCTGCTTGTAGTGGCTGGATACGTTGGACTTATTATGGGCCTTGGATCTCTGTATACGGCTCTTGCCATGGTAATGAATGATGTCCATGGAAAGACAGTTGTTCCACTCTGA